In a single window of the Elaeis guineensis isolate ETL-2024a chromosome 8, EG11, whole genome shotgun sequence genome:
- the LOC105061429 gene encoding uncharacterized protein, which translates to MAMRSAALGGIPRLSQSAAIAGGAGWRSVRPFSEGKGRVLSEEEKAKENVYIQKMEREKMDKMKHKAEKEKLELEKEKAEKKPEETHKG; encoded by the exons ATGGCGATGAGATCGGCGGCACTCGGAGGAATTCCTCGCCTGTCCCAATCGGCGGCGATCGCCGGAGGAGCTGGGTGGAGGAGCGTTCGCCCCTTCAGCGAAGGGAAAGGTAGGGTTCTCAGCGAGGAGGAGAAAGCCAAAGAGAACGTCTACATCCAG AAAATGGAGAGGGAAAAGATGGATAAGATGAAGCACAAAGCGGAgaaggagaagctggagctggagaaGGAAAAAGCCGAGAAG